The Achromobacter pestifer genome includes a region encoding these proteins:
- a CDS encoding CaiB/BaiF CoA transferase family protein has protein sequence MGPLAGIRIIELAGIGPGPMAAMLLADMGATVLRIERKEPADLGVKRELKYNLLLRSRRSIALDLKDPRAVALVLRLLRKADGLIEGFRPGVTERLGLGPQACLAENPRLVYGRITGWGQDGPLAQVAGHDINYIAVTGVLDAIGRAGQPPTPPLALVGDFGGGGPYLALGMLAAIIEARQSGLGQVVDAAVMDGVASMATAFFGLAASGAWQPQRGSNILDSGAPFYDVYACADGLWLSVGPIERRFHELLLRQLGLDDNAIRELGDHQDRTTWPRLRTLLAGVFAQRRRDEWCERLAHLDVCVAPVQTLRDAATHPQVQARGTLLDVDGITQPAPAPRFSRTPNARPTAPTPPDAEALRDWLDPQDFEAYGKAL, from the coding sequence ATGGGACCTCTGGCTGGAATCAGGATCATCGAACTGGCCGGCATCGGCCCGGGACCGATGGCGGCCATGCTGCTGGCCGACATGGGCGCGACCGTCCTGCGGATCGAACGCAAGGAGCCCGCCGACCTGGGGGTCAAGCGCGAGCTTAAGTACAACCTGCTGCTGCGCAGCCGGCGCTCCATCGCGCTGGATCTGAAGGATCCGCGCGCCGTGGCTCTGGTGCTGCGGCTGCTGCGCAAGGCCGACGGGCTGATCGAAGGATTCCGTCCCGGCGTGACCGAGCGGCTGGGCCTGGGACCGCAAGCCTGCCTGGCGGAGAACCCCAGGCTAGTCTATGGCCGCATCACCGGCTGGGGCCAGGACGGCCCGCTGGCGCAGGTGGCCGGACATGACATCAACTACATCGCCGTCACCGGCGTGCTGGACGCCATCGGCCGCGCAGGCCAGCCGCCCACGCCGCCGCTCGCGCTGGTGGGCGATTTCGGCGGCGGCGGCCCCTATCTCGCTCTGGGCATGCTGGCCGCCATCATCGAAGCGCGCCAGTCCGGGCTGGGCCAGGTGGTGGATGCCGCCGTGATGGACGGCGTGGCCTCGATGGCAACGGCGTTTTTCGGGCTGGCCGCGTCGGGTGCATGGCAGCCCCAGCGGGGCAGCAACATCCTCGATTCGGGCGCGCCGTTCTACGACGTGTACGCATGCGCGGACGGCCTATGGCTTTCGGTCGGTCCGATAGAACGCCGCTTCCACGAGCTGCTGCTGCGGCAGCTGGGCCTGGACGACAATGCCATCCGCGAACTGGGGGACCACCAGGACAGGACCACCTGGCCCCGCCTGCGGACGCTGCTGGCCGGGGTTTTCGCCCAGCGCCGCCGGGATGAATGGTGCGAAAGGTTGGCGCACCTGGACGTATGCGTGGCGCCCGTGCAGACGCTGAGGGACGCCGCCACGCATCCGCAGGTCCAGGCGCGCGGCACGCTGCTGGACGTGGACGGCATCACGCAGCCCGCGCCGGCGCCGCGTTTCAGCAGGACGCCCAACGCCAGGCCGACGGCGCCAACGCCGCCGGATGCCGAGGCCTTGAGGGATTGGCTGGATCCGCAGGACTTCGAGGCATACGGTAAAGCGCTTTGA
- a CDS encoding LacI family DNA-binding transcriptional regulator: MPSKPISTERDPTSSHVTVHDVARAAGVAIGTVSRVVNGAPTVSKAIRARVESAIAELGWTPSVAAQAMRGVSSHVVGFIFSDIRNPLYAAMVKGAEDVLSEHGYMLMIASSDGRSDREVALINLFKRRRADGLLFTVEEEGNAEVRRCIEASPYPVIMLEREMDAAMGSVGAAHKEGTHHATRYLLSLGHRRIALISGGRTNKVGRDRLAGFVQAHEQAGTPLDPSLLRLDSFASEYGFRETQLLLDMKNRPTAIVAAGMHLLDGVLRAIRIKGLQIPRDLSLIASNDSSLAELATPPIDVIRYDAYDLGQKAAQLLLHRMKKQSPDVSPRIEIPTEFILRESCAPPPKSI, translated from the coding sequence ATGCCCAGCAAACCCATTTCGACCGAACGCGATCCCACCAGTTCCCACGTCACCGTACATGATGTCGCGCGAGCCGCGGGCGTCGCCATAGGCACGGTTTCTCGTGTCGTGAATGGCGCGCCCACTGTTTCCAAGGCCATCCGGGCGCGGGTCGAGAGCGCCATCGCCGAACTGGGGTGGACCCCCAGCGTGGCGGCGCAGGCCATGCGCGGCGTCTCCTCGCACGTGGTGGGATTCATCTTTTCCGACATCCGCAATCCTTTGTATGCCGCCATGGTGAAGGGCGCTGAAGACGTCTTGAGCGAGCATGGCTACATGCTGATGATCGCAAGCAGCGATGGACGTTCGGATAGGGAAGTCGCCTTGATCAATCTGTTCAAGCGGCGCCGGGCTGATGGACTGCTCTTTACCGTCGAGGAAGAAGGCAATGCCGAGGTGCGCCGATGCATCGAAGCCAGCCCCTATCCGGTCATCATGCTGGAGCGCGAAATGGATGCGGCCATGGGCAGTGTTGGCGCCGCCCACAAAGAAGGAACCCACCATGCCACCCGGTATCTGCTCAGCCTGGGCCACCGCCGCATCGCCTTGATCAGCGGCGGCCGTACCAACAAGGTGGGGCGAGACCGCCTGGCAGGCTTTGTCCAGGCGCATGAACAGGCTGGCACGCCACTGGACCCATCGCTGTTGCGGCTCGATAGCTTTGCATCCGAATATGGGTTCCGGGAAACCCAATTGCTCCTGGACATGAAGAACCGGCCGACGGCTATCGTCGCGGCCGGCATGCACCTGTTGGATGGCGTGCTGCGCGCGATCCGCATCAAGGGCCTGCAGATTCCTCGCGATCTTTCCTTGATCGCCTCGAATGACAGTTCGCTGGCCGAGCTGGCGACCCCGCCCATCGACGTCATCCGCTACGACGCCTACGATCTGGGCCAGAAGGCGGCGCAATTGCTGCTGCATCGCATGAAGAAGCAGAGCCCTGACGTCTCGCCCCGCATAGAGATCCCGACCGAGTTCATTTTGCGCGAGTCCTGCGCACCGCCACCGAAATCCATCTGA
- a CDS encoding iron-containing alcohol dehydrogenase has protein sequence MTLQSSTFYCPTRLFMGAGSIRKIGELIARHDCRRLFIAVDGAVLQTPFYTDVRQLLDGAGVQYEAYSDIEPDPSAHTVERAHALCQKLDANMLLALGGGSTIDVAKAVGILSTNGGRIHDYEGIERFSIPPLPLIAVPTTAGTGSEVSGSCVITDTEKNLKMSIRHAALNPAMYAILDPHALTTLPASVAAHSGLDAFVHAFESYISVQSNLVTDAINIQALELISANIRPFVANRNNTLAAQNMLCGSAMAGITFGQTGLGNVHCMARFVGAFFHLSHGLSNALCLPAVAQFNLLACPEKFARVAQAMGRPVQAMNTIDAAQAAVAAIKNLCADLGIPSRLRDAGVTDDRFDEMAELCATANYNRWNPRATTAADFRALFSQAY, from the coding sequence ATGACGCTCCAATCATCCACTTTTTATTGTCCCACGCGGCTCTTCATGGGCGCGGGATCCATACGCAAGATCGGCGAGCTGATAGCCAGGCACGACTGCCGCCGGCTGTTCATCGCGGTAGACGGCGCCGTGCTGCAAACTCCCTTCTACACCGACGTGCGCCAGCTGCTGGACGGCGCCGGGGTGCAGTATGAGGCCTACTCCGACATCGAACCCGACCCCAGCGCCCATACGGTCGAACGCGCGCACGCCCTATGCCAGAAACTCGATGCCAACATGCTTCTGGCGCTGGGAGGGGGAAGCACCATCGACGTAGCCAAGGCGGTCGGCATTCTCTCGACCAACGGCGGCCGCATCCATGATTACGAGGGCATCGAACGATTCAGCATTCCGCCCTTGCCGCTGATCGCCGTTCCCACCACGGCCGGAACCGGTTCTGAAGTATCGGGATCGTGCGTGATCACGGATACGGAGAAGAACTTGAAGATGTCGATCCGGCATGCCGCGCTGAATCCCGCCATGTACGCCATCCTGGATCCGCATGCCTTGACGACGCTGCCGGCGAGCGTCGCGGCCCACTCCGGCCTGGATGCGTTCGTGCATGCTTTCGAATCGTACATCTCCGTCCAATCCAACCTGGTCACGGACGCGATCAACATCCAGGCCCTCGAACTGATCTCCGCGAACATCCGCCCTTTCGTCGCCAACAGGAACAATACGCTGGCCGCGCAGAACATGCTGTGCGGATCGGCCATGGCCGGCATCACCTTCGGACAGACCGGATTGGGCAACGTGCATTGCATGGCCCGCTTCGTGGGCGCCTTCTTCCATCTTTCGCACGGACTCTCCAACGCGCTCTGCCTGCCGGCGGTGGCGCAGTTCAATCTGCTGGCGTGCCCGGAGAAATTCGCGCGCGTCGCGCAGGCAATGGGCCGACCGGTCCAGGCGATGAACACGATCGACGCCGCGCAGGCCGCCGTGGCAGCCATCAAGAACCTGTGCGCAGATCTGGGCATCCCGTCCCGCCTGCGGGACGCGGGCGTCACCGACGACCGCTTCGACGAAATGGCTGAACTCTGCGCCACCGCCAACTACAACCGCTGGAACCCCAGGGCCACGACGGCGGCGGACTTCCGCGCGCTGTTCTCGCAGGCCTATTGA
- a CDS encoding aldehyde dehydrogenase family protein, translated as MMEEPLISSHDMPATGSLIGGKWRNSERTFEVRDKFTGRKIADVAEASREHVALAVATARKAMESAAQSPHERASVLRGAADLLQKHRRRFEELVLADTGFTIADAAMEVDRAIITLNLSAEEAVRIVGEMVPFAASPGAHRRLGWTQRFPVGVVCAITPFNSPLNTVLHKVAPAYAAGNAVVLKPSAYTPLTAALLGEILLEAGMPAGFLGIVHGDGDSVGSWLLEEQDIAFYTFTGSTRVGRIIQQAAGLRRTQMELGSIASTIVCADADLDRAIPKIANAGFRKAGQVCTSVQRLYAHRSNFDEVVERLAAFAATLPAGDPRLPDTRIGPLISEAAAKRAQTWIEEAAACGARIRHGGRRERSVLEPTVLTEASADQKIWCAEAFAPVIAVHPFDSMEQAYAGANDTPYGLAAGVFTQDVDTALRAASRLRFGTVQINEASSARSDVMPFGGVKDSGFGKEGPAYAIREMTEERLVVFNP; from the coding sequence ATGATGGAAGAACCATTGATTTCTAGTCATGACATGCCTGCCACCGGCTCCCTGATCGGCGGAAAATGGCGCAATAGCGAGCGGACATTCGAAGTCCGCGACAAATTCACGGGGCGCAAGATCGCCGACGTCGCCGAGGCGAGCCGCGAGCACGTGGCATTGGCCGTGGCCACGGCAAGGAAAGCCATGGAATCCGCGGCCCAATCCCCCCATGAGCGCGCAAGCGTGCTCCGCGGCGCGGCGGACCTGCTGCAGAAGCATCGGCGCCGATTCGAGGAACTGGTGCTGGCCGACACGGGATTTACCATCGCCGATGCCGCCATGGAGGTGGACCGCGCCATCATCACGCTGAACCTATCTGCCGAGGAAGCCGTGCGCATCGTCGGCGAAATGGTGCCTTTCGCGGCCAGCCCCGGTGCACACCGGCGCCTCGGCTGGACGCAGAGATTTCCGGTGGGCGTGGTCTGCGCCATCACGCCGTTCAACTCTCCGTTGAACACCGTCCTGCATAAAGTCGCGCCCGCCTATGCCGCCGGGAACGCCGTGGTGCTGAAGCCGTCCGCCTACACACCGCTGACGGCGGCTTTATTGGGCGAGATCCTGCTCGAAGCCGGGATGCCCGCGGGGTTCCTCGGCATCGTCCATGGCGATGGCGACTCGGTCGGCTCATGGCTGCTGGAGGAGCAAGACATTGCGTTCTACACCTTTACCGGCAGCACCCGGGTCGGACGCATCATCCAGCAGGCCGCCGGCCTGCGGCGCACGCAAATGGAACTCGGCAGCATCGCCAGCACGATAGTGTGCGCGGACGCCGATCTCGACCGGGCAATACCCAAGATCGCCAACGCCGGATTCCGCAAGGCAGGCCAGGTATGCACTTCAGTGCAGCGGCTCTATGCGCATCGATCCAATTTCGACGAGGTGGTCGAACGGCTGGCGGCTTTCGCCGCCACCTTGCCCGCCGGGGATCCCCGTCTGCCCGACACCCGGATCGGTCCGCTGATATCCGAGGCGGCCGCCAAACGCGCTCAAACCTGGATCGAAGAAGCCGCTGCTTGCGGCGCGCGCATACGCCACGGCGGACGGCGGGAGCGCTCCGTGCTGGAGCCCACGGTCCTGACCGAAGCCTCCGCGGACCAGAAGATCTGGTGCGCGGAGGCTTTTGCCCCGGTGATCGCGGTCCATCCGTTCGATTCCATGGAGCAGGCATACGCCGGAGCCAATGACACGCCATATGGGCTTGCCGCAGGCGTATTTACCCAGGATGTCGACACCGCCTTGCGCGCTGCCAGCAGATTGCGATTCGGGACCGTGCAGATAAACGAAGCGTCCAGCGCGCGATCCGATGTCATGCCTTTTGGGGGTGTCAAGGACAGCGGCTTCGGCAAGGAAGGGCCCGCGTATGCAATCAGGGAGATGACCGAAGAGCGCCTGGTCGTATTCAACCCTTGA
- a CDS encoding Bug family tripartite tricarboxylate transporter substrate binding protein, whose product MKRRTVVLGIRGIGALAAGAALLAAPGVRAQSPYPDHPIRLIVPYGPGASADQIARKFAEKFGRAIGQPVVVENKPGGSTAIGFNAVASAPADGYTMLFSSASVAVYNPVLQKNLPYKVDDLTTIALLVDVPLNLLTNTQTPINSISELAAYGKSHPGELRYSSAGIGTSTHLAGEFLKQTLGIDLVHVPYTGNAAAMVGVLRNDVQLIFDAPAPPLPQIKAGKIKALGLGSAQRQPLYAGVPPIRDAGYPDFEAGLWYGVAINRNTPAPVLQTIHGAIDTVLADPDFLREATDTWGAVPFKSMSQQQIDTHIQEQKRLWRSIVDKAGISLD is encoded by the coding sequence ATGAAGAGAAGAACCGTAGTTCTCGGGATCCGCGGTATTGGCGCCCTGGCCGCGGGCGCGGCCTTGCTCGCGGCGCCCGGCGTCCGCGCGCAATCGCCCTACCCCGACCACCCGATCCGGCTGATCGTCCCCTATGGCCCAGGCGCTTCAGCGGACCAGATAGCCAGGAAGTTCGCCGAAAAGTTCGGCCGGGCGATAGGCCAGCCCGTGGTGGTCGAGAACAAGCCCGGCGGCTCCACGGCCATCGGCTTCAATGCCGTCGCCTCCGCACCCGCCGACGGCTACACGATGCTGTTCAGCAGCGCCTCCGTTGCGGTGTACAACCCAGTGCTCCAAAAGAACCTGCCGTACAAAGTGGATGATCTGACGACCATTGCGCTGCTGGTCGATGTTCCGCTCAACCTGCTGACGAACACGCAGACGCCCATCAACTCGATCAGCGAGCTGGCGGCGTATGGCAAGTCGCATCCGGGCGAACTGCGCTACAGCTCGGCGGGGATCGGAACCTCGACCCACCTGGCCGGTGAGTTTCTCAAGCAGACCCTGGGCATCGATCTGGTGCATGTGCCCTACACCGGCAACGCCGCGGCGATGGTCGGCGTGCTGCGCAATGACGTGCAGCTGATCTTCGACGCCCCGGCCCCTCCTCTGCCGCAGATCAAGGCAGGCAAGATCAAGGCTCTGGGCCTGGGATCGGCGCAGCGCCAGCCGCTGTACGCCGGAGTGCCGCCGATTCGGGATGCGGGCTATCCCGATTTCGAAGCTGGCCTTTGGTACGGCGTGGCGATAAACAGGAACACCCCCGCGCCGGTCCTGCAAACAATCCACGGCGCCATAGACACCGTGCTGGCGGATCCCGATTTCTTGCGCGAGGCGACCGATACCTGGGGCGCGGTCCCGTTCAAATCCATGAGCCAGCAACAGATCGACACGCACATCCAGGAACAGAAGCGGCTCTGGCGAAGCATCGTCGACAAAGCCGGCATCTCGCTGGACTGA
- a CDS encoding MaoC/PaaZ C-terminal domain-containing protein, whose protein sequence is MAIVYSTLKGWKFEDSRHEYTEKDAMLYALSLGLGEEPTDPAQLRYVYEKDLRSFPTLAVIIGYPGFWLRDERTGVDWVKTVHGEQRLSILKDLPAAGAVHARHRVTHVVDKGPGRGVLVITERRLHDAGTDELLAVASQTSFCRADGGFGTGDASPPALAPLPERPAERTCQLTVSARSALLYRLNGDINPLHADPEVARLAGYPRPILHGLCTYGMAARGLLRIYGHDRRLSEFNARFSAPVYPGETLQVDCWDEPDGSTRFRATVPERGQMVLSHGYAAWARRHT, encoded by the coding sequence ATGGCCATTGTCTATTCAACGCTGAAGGGCTGGAAGTTCGAAGACTCCCGGCATGAGTACACCGAGAAGGATGCCATGCTTTACGCCTTGAGCCTCGGCCTTGGCGAGGAGCCGACGGATCCGGCGCAGCTCCGGTATGTATATGAGAAGGACCTGCGCTCGTTTCCGACTCTCGCCGTGATCATCGGATATCCGGGTTTCTGGCTGCGCGACGAGCGCACAGGAGTGGATTGGGTAAAGACAGTGCACGGGGAGCAGCGGCTGAGCATCCTCAAGGACCTTCCCGCGGCGGGAGCCGTGCATGCGCGCCACCGGGTCACGCACGTCGTGGACAAGGGTCCCGGGCGCGGCGTCTTGGTCATTACGGAACGACGCCTCCACGACGCCGGGACGGACGAGTTGCTGGCCGTGGCGAGCCAAACCAGCTTCTGCCGCGCCGATGGCGGATTCGGAACCGGAGACGCCAGCCCGCCCGCGCTTGCCCCCCTCCCGGAACGCCCCGCCGAACGGACTTGCCAGTTGACTGTCTCGGCACGATCGGCCCTGCTCTACAGACTGAACGGCGACATCAATCCCTTGCACGCCGATCCCGAAGTCGCCCGGCTGGCGGGTTATCCCCGCCCGATACTGCACGGCCTGTGCACCTACGGCATGGCTGCCAGGGGCCTGCTGCGGATCTACGGACATGACCGGCGGTTGAGCGAATTCAACGCGCGCTTCTCGGCGCCCGTCTATCCCGGAGAGACGCTGCAGGTGGATTGCTGGGACGAGCCCGACGGGTCGACACGCTTTCGCGCGACCGTGCCCGAACGCGGGCAGATGGTGCTCAGCCACGGCTATGCCGCCTGGGCGCGCCGCCACACCTAG
- a CDS encoding Zn-ribbon domain-containing OB-fold protein, whose amino-acid sequence MTTTTDSLASHGNPLLPEFLAAGSEGRLLLRWCNACERSHWYPRHICPHCFNPATAWRESPGLGEIYAFSIMRRAATPYVIAYVQLDEGVTMMTNIQTHDLDGVRIGQRVRATFGGPALADGLPVFRRVE is encoded by the coding sequence ATGACGACGACCACCGACAGCTTGGCCAGCCATGGCAATCCACTGTTGCCGGAATTCCTGGCGGCCGGATCCGAAGGACGCCTGTTGCTCAGATGGTGCAACGCATGCGAGCGGTCTCATTGGTATCCGCGCCATATTTGCCCGCATTGCTTCAACCCCGCTACGGCGTGGCGCGAGTCGCCGGGGCTGGGGGAAATCTACGCCTTCAGCATCATGCGCCGCGCGGCCACGCCCTACGTAATCGCGTATGTGCAGCTGGACGAAGGAGTCACGATGATGACGAACATCCAGACCCATGACCTTGATGGCGTCCGCATCGGCCAGAGAGTACGCGCCACGTTCGGAGGTCCAGCTCTGGCCGACGGCCTGCCGGTATTCCGCCGCGTCGAGTGA
- a CDS encoding thiolase domain-containing protein: MTINGRAYIVGAYEHPLRKAPDKPTALLHAECALGALRDAGLGVQDVDGYFCAGDAPGMGPLSMVDYMGLKLRHFDSTDVGGSSYLAHVSHAAQAIAAGKCNVALITLAGRPRSEGMATGTAPRAGVPALPDIHWEFPYGPSTVNMYAMCAMRHMHEYGTTSEQLAWIKVAASHHASHNPNAMLRDVVTVEDVLNSPMVADPLHRMDCCVISDGGGALIVARPEIAIQLRRPRIRILGAGEAIKGQGGGLVDLTFSGARWSGAQAFEEAGVTPRDIKYASIYDSFTITVLMQLEDLGFCEKGQGGRFVADGKLIAGVGRLPVNTDGGGLCNNHPANRGGITKVIEAVRQLRGEAHPAVQVPDCNLALAHGTGGSLGSRHGSATLIMERV; the protein is encoded by the coding sequence ATGACCATCAATGGACGCGCCTACATCGTAGGCGCCTATGAACACCCGCTACGCAAGGCGCCTGACAAGCCGACAGCCCTGCTGCACGCCGAATGCGCCCTGGGCGCCCTGCGCGACGCGGGCCTCGGCGTGCAGGACGTGGACGGATACTTCTGTGCCGGGGACGCCCCCGGCATGGGGCCGCTTTCAATGGTCGACTACATGGGGCTGAAGCTGCGGCATTTCGATTCGACCGACGTGGGCGGATCCTCTTACCTGGCCCACGTCAGCCATGCCGCTCAGGCTATCGCCGCCGGCAAGTGCAATGTCGCCCTCATCACCCTGGCCGGCCGCCCCAGAAGCGAAGGCATGGCAACCGGCACGGCGCCGCGCGCCGGCGTCCCCGCCTTGCCGGACATCCATTGGGAATTCCCTTATGGTCCGTCCACCGTCAACATGTACGCCATGTGCGCCATGCGGCACATGCACGAGTACGGAACGACCTCGGAACAATTGGCCTGGATCAAGGTCGCCGCATCGCACCACGCCAGCCACAACCCCAATGCCATGCTACGCGACGTGGTCACGGTGGAGGACGTGCTGAACTCCCCCATGGTCGCCGACCCGCTGCACCGCATGGATTGTTGCGTCATCAGCGATGGCGGCGGCGCACTGATCGTCGCCCGACCGGAGATCGCCATCCAGCTCAGGCGCCCAAGGATCCGCATCCTGGGCGCTGGCGAAGCGATCAAGGGGCAAGGCGGCGGCCTGGTGGACCTGACGTTCAGCGGCGCCAGGTGGTCTGGCGCGCAAGCTTTCGAAGAAGCAGGCGTAACCCCGCGAGACATCAAGTACGCCTCGATCTACGACAGCTTCACCATCACCGTGCTGATGCAGCTGGAGGACCTCGGCTTCTGCGAAAAAGGACAAGGCGGCCGTTTCGTGGCTGACGGGAAACTGATCGCAGGTGTCGGAAGGCTACCCGTCAACACGGACGGAGGCGGCTTGTGCAACAACCATCCCGCCAATCGTGGCGGCATAACCAAGGTGATCGAAGCCGTCCGGCAATTGCGCGGGGAGGCGCATCCGGCGGTTCAGGTTCCCGACTGCAATCTCGCGCTGGCCCACGGCACGGGCGGCTCCTTGGGCTCCCGCCACGGCAGCGCAACGCTGATCATGGAGCGCGTATGA
- a CDS encoding acyl-CoA carboxylase subunit beta: MSWEPELQELRRRQAYAREMGGTERVQRQHDRGLLTVRERIDRLLDRGSFLELGSVSGQASYDADGDLENLTAANCVFGRGKIHGRAVTVTGDDFTIRGGSADAAIWAKFKMAENMAYEYRLPLIRLVEGSGGGGSVRTLETSGRANLPGGVGTTSGMDLCVRNLAQVPVVAIGQGSVAGLGAARLVASHLSIMVKETAAVFVAGPPVVERLGERRTKQELGGHAVQTKAGTIDLAVDSEDAAFEAARRFLSYLPSSVWELPPRGAIPDDTDRRDEFLLSVVPRNTRQPYRMRPIIEAVTDRDTFFELGQNFGSSLITGLARMNGWPVAVMAGDPFRYGGAWTATSSQKLARFIDLAETFHLPVIHLADCPGFQVGLEAEASGVMRHAVRAISAINQCTVPWCSILVRNVFGVGGGAHQPAGRLSLRYAWPSGRWGSLPLEGGVAAAYSREISAAADPEAETKKIEERLARLRSPFRTAEAFLVEEIIDPRDTRRLLCDFADLAAPLRTPGRVSYSARF; encoded by the coding sequence ATGAGTTGGGAGCCAGAACTTCAGGAACTGCGCAGACGGCAGGCGTATGCGCGCGAAATGGGCGGCACGGAACGGGTCCAGCGGCAACACGACCGCGGATTGCTGACGGTAAGGGAACGCATCGATCGTCTATTGGATCGAGGTTCGTTCCTGGAGCTGGGCAGCGTCTCCGGACAGGCGTCGTATGACGCCGACGGCGACCTGGAGAATCTCACCGCCGCGAACTGCGTATTTGGCCGTGGAAAGATACACGGGCGCGCGGTAACCGTCACCGGGGACGACTTCACCATCCGTGGAGGCTCCGCCGACGCCGCCATCTGGGCCAAGTTCAAGATGGCCGAAAACATGGCCTACGAATATCGCCTGCCGCTGATCCGGCTGGTCGAAGGTTCCGGCGGGGGCGGATCGGTCCGGACGCTCGAGACCAGCGGACGCGCCAACCTTCCCGGCGGCGTCGGCACGACCTCCGGCATGGACCTGTGCGTACGCAATCTTGCACAGGTCCCGGTCGTGGCCATCGGCCAGGGATCGGTTGCCGGCCTTGGCGCCGCCCGGCTGGTGGCCAGTCATTTGAGCATCATGGTCAAGGAGACCGCGGCCGTCTTCGTCGCCGGGCCGCCCGTGGTCGAGCGGCTTGGAGAGAGGCGCACCAAACAGGAGTTGGGAGGCCATGCCGTCCAGACCAAGGCGGGAACGATAGACCTGGCGGTGGACAGCGAGGATGCGGCTTTCGAGGCCGCCAGGCGATTCCTTTCCTATCTGCCCAGCTCGGTCTGGGAGCTTCCCCCGCGGGGAGCCATTCCGGACGACACGGACCGGCGCGACGAATTCCTGTTGTCCGTGGTGCCGCGCAACACGCGCCAGCCCTACCGCATGCGCCCGATCATCGAGGCCGTCACCGATAGGGACACGTTCTTCGAACTAGGCCAGAACTTCGGCAGCTCGCTGATCACGGGCCTGGCCAGGATGAATGGCTGGCCGGTGGCGGTAATGGCTGGCGATCCCTTCAGGTACGGAGGGGCATGGACTGCCACGTCGAGCCAGAAGCTCGCCAGGTTCATCGACCTGGCGGAAACATTCCACCTGCCCGTCATCCATCTGGCGGACTGCCCAGGGTTTCAGGTGGGACTGGAGGCTGAGGCCAGCGGCGTGATGCGCCACGCCGTGCGCGCCATTTCCGCCATCAACCAATGCACGGTCCCGTGGTGCTCGATCCTGGTCCGCAATGTCTTCGGCGTGGGCGGCGGCGCGCATCAGCCGGCAGGCCGGCTGTCGCTGCGCTACGCCTGGCCTTCCGGCCGCTGGGGATCGCTGCCGCTGGAAGGCGGAGTCGCCGCGGCCTACAGCCGCGAGATATCCGCCGCCGCCGATCCCGAAGCGGAAACGAAAAAAATCGAGGAGCGGCTGGCTCGCTTGCGGTCGCCCTTCCGTACCGCGGAAGCATTCCTGGTCGAAGAGATCATCGATCCGCGCGATACGCGGCGGCTGCTCTGCGATTTCGCCGACCTCGCGGCGCCTCTGCGCACTCCTGGGCGCGTCAGTTACTCCGCACGCTTCTGA